The following coding sequences are from one Haploplasma axanthum window:
- a CDS encoding 4'-phosphopantetheinyl transferase family protein, with translation MSNINIYIYKFNENHSLKVQEFFSNYRLDKIQNIISDDYISRNIQIENIIFEILKKNGFNESKLNFFVGDNGRPYLIKSDLCFSISHSNEYLVIAISNMNLAVDIEKIDSKRMKIVKKMYYDLVDYSIDRVIMDWTIKESYIKYYDLNVFNGIRDIIIDKPNVFGSYGILEYKSYRLNDFYISIVSKEIEEIVINSVSLDEKDLISIEKCTKIYESKEEEE, from the coding sequence ATGAGTAATATAAATATCTACATATATAAGTTTAATGAAAATCATAGTTTAAAAGTTCAAGAATTTTTTAGTAATTACAGGCTTGATAAGATTCAAAATATTATTAGTGATGATTATATCTCAAGAAATATTCAAATTGAAAACATTATTTTTGAAATATTAAAGAAAAATGGTTTTAACGAATCAAAATTAAATTTCTTCGTTGGTGATAATGGTAGACCATATTTGATTAAGAGTGATTTATGCTTTAGTATATCTCATAGTAATGAGTACTTAGTTATTGCAATTTCAAATATGAATCTAGCTGTTGATATTGAAAAAATTGATTCTAAAAGAATGAAGATTGTTAAAAAGATGTATTATGATTTAGTTGATTATTCGATTGATCGAGTAATTATGGATTGGACAATTAAAGAATCATATATTAAATATTATGATTTAAATGTTTTTAATGGTATAAGAGATATTATTATTGATAAACCAAATGTTTTTGGTTCTTATGGGATTTTAGAGTATAAATCTTATCGTCTAAATGATTTCTATATTTCGATTGTTTCTAAAGAAATAGAAGAAATAGTTATTAATAGTGTTAGTTTAGATGAAAAAGACTTGATTAGTATTGAGAAATGTACTAAAATATATGAAAGCAAAGAAGAGGAAGAGTAA
- a CDS encoding GNAT family N-acetyltransferase, protein MLKTIETKRLVLRPPRESDLTDFYNYAKKSNIGPNAGWLPHESIEETKEILTSFIQKEEVWVITIKPNDQMIGTISLHCSDFYQAVNGIAEVGYALDDLYWNKGYMTEALEGLIKHAFNDLKLNKLTCGHEKNNLASQRVILKNGFKFKEIDDSRIFANADIKEVYTYELVNENLEENNNGN, encoded by the coding sequence ATGTTAAAAACAATTGAAACGAAAAGATTAGTTTTAAGACCACCGAGAGAAAGTGATCTAACTGATTTTTATAATTATGCTAAAAAAAGTAATATTGGGCCAAATGCTGGATGGTTACCTCATGAATCAATAGAAGAAACTAAAGAAATTCTAACAAGTTTTATTCAAAAAGAGGAAGTCTGGGTTATAACGATAAAGCCAAATGATCAAATGATTGGAACTATTTCATTGCATTGCAGTGACTTCTATCAAGCGGTCAATGGGATTGCAGAAGTTGGATATGCATTAGATGATTTATATTGGAATAAGGGTTATATGACTGAGGCACTTGAAGGATTAATTAAACATGCTTTTAATGACTTAAAACTAAATAAATTAACTTGCGGACATGAAAAGAATAATCTTGCTTCGCAAAGAGTAATTTTAAAGAATGGATTTAAATTTAAAGAAATAGATGATAGCAGAATTTTTGCTAATGCTGATATTAAAGAAGTATATACGTATGAATTAGTAAATGAAAATTTGGAGGAAAATAATAATGGAAACTAA
- a CDS encoding valine--tRNA ligase yields the protein METKLSTKYDFKEVEKDRYNEWVKKNYFKADRPDLKPYTIVIPPPNVTGKLHLGHAWDNTLQDIIIRRKRMQGYDALYLPGMDHAGIATQAKVDEKLREQGISRYDLGREKFLEVAWDWKKEYSEHIRKQWAALGISVDYSKERFTLDEGLNKAVNHVFITMFNEGLIYRGNRIIQWDVDAKTALSNIEVEHKEELSKLYYFRYPFVADKTKYLVIATTRPETMFADQALMVHPDDSRYQKYIGTKVFIPGTNVEIPVIADAYVDMEFGTGVVKVTPAHDANDFEVGVRHNLKMPLCMNEDGTMNEMALEFNGVERFECRKNLTEKLNKLGLVEKIEDYQTSIGYSERTGVVVEPRLSLQWFIKMDDISKDSLKTNVEFVPERFKKIFERWMTDTQDWCISRQLWWGHRIPAWYKGSEVKVQIESPGADWHQDEDVLDTWFSSALWPFSTLGWPDKTADLERFYPTDVLVTGYDIIFFWVARMIFQGRHFTKEDPFKHVLLHGLIRDKDGRKMSKSLNNGVDPMDVISKYGVDALRYFLTTNSAPGADLRYDEEKVESSWNFINKLWNISRFVIMNLSEEKQTIDYNNLNLFDEWILSRLSEVITETDYYYEKFDFNEASRVLYNFIWNEFAAWYVELSKVSLQNNQFKANTEAVLNYVLEAILKLLHPFIPFVTDMLYQELTGADSIIRESWPLASKVSSLSIKNTELIQEIITKVRNLRAEHKVAPSKPLTINIVSENKELTSLFNQYNEYLDKFLRVNKLIISKKLELENDTIILVGENYSIYIQKDEIIDREQELKTLLKQKEDLEKEIERSKNILNNDKFLSKAPEEKINEEKAKYQKYLESYEKLMKEIKNEI from the coding sequence ATGGAAACTAAATTAAGTACAAAATATGATTTTAAAGAAGTAGAGAAAGATAGATATAATGAATGGGTTAAAAAGAACTATTTTAAGGCTGATAGACCAGATTTAAAACCATATACAATTGTTATTCCACCACCAAATGTTACTGGAAAACTTCATTTAGGACATGCATGGGATAATACATTACAAGATATTATAATTAGAAGAAAAAGAATGCAAGGTTATGATGCACTTTATCTTCCAGGTATGGATCATGCAGGAATTGCAACCCAAGCTAAAGTTGATGAAAAATTAAGGGAACAAGGAATTTCTAGATATGATTTAGGAAGAGAAAAGTTTTTAGAAGTTGCTTGGGACTGGAAAAAAGAATATAGTGAACATATTAGAAAACAATGGGCAGCACTTGGAATAAGTGTTGATTATTCAAAAGAACGTTTTACTTTAGATGAAGGCTTAAATAAAGCTGTAAATCATGTTTTTATTACAATGTTTAATGAGGGGTTAATTTATCGCGGAAATAGAATCATTCAATGGGATGTTGATGCTAAAACTGCACTTTCAAATATTGAAGTAGAACATAAAGAAGAGTTATCTAAATTATATTATTTTAGATATCCATTTGTTGCAGATAAAACTAAATACTTAGTAATAGCAACCACAAGACCAGAAACAATGTTTGCTGACCAAGCTTTAATGGTTCATCCAGATGATTCAAGGTATCAAAAATATATTGGAACTAAAGTATTTATTCCAGGAACTAATGTTGAAATCCCTGTTATTGCTGATGCATATGTTGATATGGAATTTGGTACTGGAGTTGTAAAAGTTACACCAGCACATGATGCTAATGACTTTGAAGTAGGAGTTAGACATAATCTTAAAATGCCTCTTTGTATGAATGAAGATGGAACAATGAATGAAATGGCTTTAGAATTTAATGGTGTTGAGCGTTTTGAATGTCGTAAAAATTTAACTGAAAAATTAAATAAACTTGGACTTGTTGAAAAAATTGAGGATTATCAAACATCAATTGGGTACAGTGAAAGAACTGGTGTTGTTGTTGAACCGAGATTATCACTACAATGGTTTATTAAAATGGATGATATTTCAAAAGATAGTTTAAAAACAAATGTTGAATTTGTGCCAGAAAGATTTAAAAAGATTTTTGAACGTTGGATGACTGATACACAAGATTGGTGTATTAGTAGACAACTATGGTGGGGACATAGAATTCCTGCATGGTATAAAGGTAGTGAAGTTAAAGTACAAATTGAATCACCTGGTGCAGACTGGCATCAAGATGAAGATGTTTTAGATACATGGTTTTCTTCAGCATTATGGCCTTTTTCAACACTAGGATGGCCAGATAAAACTGCTGATTTAGAAAGATTTTATCCTACTGATGTTTTAGTAACAGGTTATGATATTATTTTCTTCTGGGTAGCAAGAATGATTTTCCAAGGAAGACATTTCACTAAAGAAGATCCATTTAAACATGTTTTATTACATGGTCTTATTAGAGATAAAGATGGACGTAAAATGAGTAAATCCCTTAACAATGGTGTCGATCCAATGGATGTTATTTCAAAATATGGTGTTGATGCATTAAGATACTTCTTAACAACGAATTCTGCACCTGGAGCTGACTTACGTTATGATGAAGAAAAGGTTGAATCAAGTTGGAATTTCATTAATAAACTATGGAATATTTCAAGATTTGTTATTATGAATTTAAGTGAAGAAAAACAAACAATTGATTATAATAACTTAAATTTATTTGATGAATGGATTTTATCAAGATTATCAGAAGTGATTACTGAAACGGATTATTATTATGAGAAATTTGATTTTAATGAAGCATCAAGAGTTTTATATAATTTTATATGGAATGAATTTGCTGCTTGGTATGTTGAACTTTCAAAAGTATCACTTCAAAATAATCAATTTAAAGCAAACACAGAAGCAGTTTTAAACTATGTTTTAGAAGCGATTTTAAAGTTATTACATCCATTTATTCCTTTTGTAACAGATATGTTATATCAAGAATTAACTGGTGCAGATTCAATCATAAGAGAGTCATGGCCACTTGCTAGTAAAGTATCATCTCTTTCAATTAAAAATACGGAATTAATTCAAGAAATAATAACTAAAGTAAGAAATTTAAGAGCAGAACATAAAGTTGCTCCATCTAAGCCACTTACGATTAATATTGTTAGTGAAAACAAAGAATTAACAAGTCTATTTAATCAATACAATGAATATTTAGATAAGTTTTTAAGAGTTAATAAACTGATTATTTCTAAAAAACTAGAATTAGAAAATGATACGATTATTCTAGTAGGTGAAAACTATTCAATCTATATTCAAAAAGATGAGATTATTGATCGTGAACAAGAATTGAAAACTTTATTAAAGCAAAAAGAAGATTTAGAAAAAGAAATTGAAAGAAGTAAAAATATTTTGAATAATGATAAATTCTTATCAAAAGCACCCGAAGAAAAGATTAATGAAGAAAAAGCTAAGTATCAAAAATATTTAGAATCATATGAAAAATTAATGAAAGAGATTAAAAATGAAATTTAA
- a CDS encoding bifunctional folylpolyglutamate synthase/dihydrofolate synthase, producing the protein MKFKNVESGIDWIQHQPKFREKTSLDYIKKAYDELKISFDKIKKIHIAGTNGKGSVSAFLTNILTSNNKKVGTFTSPYLVVFNERIRLNNVPIDDINLLKYINYIYDLNEQIFSKYSYRLSFFELLTLIAFKYFSDEEVDVIIMEVGIGGRLDATNIINYDVSIITSIGFDHMEQLGDTLEKIASEKLGILKEKGHLISGVNIPLKTQFINYANGKKASFLFIKERDIFPYTPHQFFYKDKLYELGLLGDYQRMNALIADNTVRYLYDYKDEQILPFLKTTRWDGRMEEIQENVYIDGAHNTHAITALMRNLEYIFKDKKITILFSALKDKKIAEMLDIIKKYDYKIVLTSFPDFRFKSLEEFETREIKYIENGYETFLQLIKNKEEDEVLIATGSLHFIGYLKQNIILNK; encoded by the coding sequence ATGAAATTTAAAAATGTTGAAAGTGGTATTGATTGGATTCAACACCAACCTAAATTTCGTGAGAAAACAAGTCTAGATTATATTAAAAAAGCTTATGATGAATTAAAGATTAGTTTTGATAAGATTAAAAAGATTCATATTGCGGGAACAAATGGTAAAGGATCAGTTAGTGCTTTTTTAACAAATATTTTAACTTCGAATAATAAAAAAGTTGGAACATTTACTTCGCCTTACTTAGTTGTTTTTAATGAGAGAATTAGGTTAAATAATGTTCCTATTGATGATATAAATTTATTAAAATATATCAACTATATATACGATTTGAACGAGCAAATATTTTCTAAATATAGTTACCGATTATCTTTTTTTGAGTTATTAACCTTAATTGCTTTTAAGTATTTTTCTGATGAAGAAGTTGATGTTATTATCATGGAAGTAGGTATTGGTGGGAGATTAGATGCAACTAATATCATTAATTATGATGTCTCAATAATTACTAGCATTGGGTTTGATCATATGGAACAACTAGGTGATACATTAGAAAAAATTGCTAGTGAAAAACTTGGAATATTAAAAGAAAAAGGTCATTTAATTAGTGGTGTTAATATTCCATTAAAAACCCAATTCATTAATTATGCTAACGGTAAAAAAGCAAGTTTTTTATTCATTAAAGAGCGTGACATATTCCCATATACTCCTCATCAGTTTTTCTACAAAGATAAACTATATGAACTTGGGCTATTGGGTGATTATCAGAGAATGAATGCATTAATTGCAGACAATACAGTTAGATACTTATATGATTATAAAGATGAGCAAATTCTTCCCTTTTTAAAAACTACAAGATGGGATGGAAGAATGGAAGAGATTCAAGAAAATGTTTATATTGATGGGGCACATAACACACATGCTATTACTGCATTAATGAGAAACTTAGAATATATATTTAAAGATAAAAAAATAACAATTTTATTTAGTGCTTTAAAAGATAAAAAAATTGCAGAAATGCTTGATATAATTAAAAAATATGACTATAAAATTGTTTTAACATCATTTCCAGATTTTAGATTCAAAAGTCTTGAAGAGTTTGAAACTAGAGAAATTAAGTATATCGAGAATGGATATGAAACATTTCTTCAGTTAATTAAGAATAAAGAAGAAGATGAAGTTCTAATCGCAACAGGTTCACTTCATTTTATAGGATATTTAAAACAAAATATAATTTTAAATAAATAA
- a CDS encoding MetQ/NlpA family ABC transporter substrate-binding protein has product MKKIFVVLTTLVLGFVLVACTKKDDSKEIKVAVAFYPMGELLELIKDDLKNDGYELKVTTFNNDYVLPNQGLKNKEFDANMIQHQHFMNEFNSKNDASLTKIMSIYHAIFALYSKDLTNPADIPNEATISIPNDSTNLGRALHLLQDAKLLTLKENVGPFAKITDIVSNPKNLKFSEVALNMLSKSYKETGLAIMYPTYARDLNLVGDEQRIFNEDITSSRIQEYAISLVARDDNKDSDKIKALKNHLSSKKVRDYLIDNYSWASTPAF; this is encoded by the coding sequence ATGAAAAAAATATTTGTTGTTTTAACAACATTAGTTTTAGGATTTGTACTAGTTGCATGTACAAAAAAAGATGATTCAAAAGAAATCAAGGTTGCAGTAGCATTTTATCCAATGGGCGAATTGCTAGAACTTATCAAAGATGATTTAAAAAATGATGGTTACGAATTAAAGGTTACTACATTCAATAACGACTACGTATTACCAAATCAAGGTTTAAAGAATAAAGAATTTGATGCAAATATGATTCAACATCAACATTTTATGAATGAATTTAATAGTAAAAATGATGCTAGTTTAACAAAAATAATGAGTATCTATCATGCAATTTTTGCACTTTACTCAAAAGATTTAACTAATCCTGCTGACATTCCAAATGAAGCAACAATTTCTATACCAAATGATTCAACAAATCTAGGTAGAGCATTACACTTATTACAAGATGCAAAATTACTTACATTAAAAGAAAATGTTGGTCCATTTGCTAAGATTACAGATATAGTAAGTAATCCAAAAAATCTTAAATTTAGTGAAGTAGCTCTAAATATGTTATCGAAATCATACAAAGAAACAGGACTTGCTATTATGTATCCAACTTACGCTAGAGATCTTAATCTTGTTGGTGATGAACAAAGAATCTTCAATGAGGATATTACTAGTAGTCGTATTCAAGAATATGCGATATCACTAGTTGCAAGAGATGATAATAAAGATAGTGATAAAATAAAAGCATTAAAAAATCATTTAAGTTCAAAAAAAGTTCGTGATTACTTAATAGATAATTATAGTTGGGCAAGCACACCAGCATTTTAA
- a CDS encoding methionine ABC transporter permease, which yields MKIFIETWKDFNPIIFKGLLETLDMVTTSLIIATLIGIPIGIYFSLSSSKKNIWYIITSFTVNTVRSIPFLIFIVLVMPLSYLLIGTSFGTHASKIPLTIIGISLITRSVEQSIQNLSPELILTSRILGATKTQAVFYFIIKEALPNLILGITSVSISLISYSTIMGVVAGGGLGDIAIRYGFQEYNRPLLIIVLIIMVILVQIIQFTGNYIAYQFDKKRY from the coding sequence ATGAAAATATTTATTGAAACATGGAAAGACTTCAATCCAATTATTTTTAAAGGCTTATTAGAAACACTTGATATGGTTACAACATCACTAATAATTGCTACTTTAATTGGTATACCAATCGGAATATATTTCTCATTGTCATCTAGCAAAAAGAATATTTGGTATATTATTACTTCCTTTACTGTAAATACTGTTAGATCAATACCGTTCTTAATATTTATTGTATTAGTTATGCCTTTATCTTACTTATTAATTGGAACAAGTTTTGGAACACATGCATCTAAGATTCCATTAACAATTATTGGTATATCGCTTATTACTCGTTCAGTTGAACAAAGTATTCAAAACTTATCTCCTGAACTAATACTAACTTCTAGAATACTTGGGGCCACAAAAACTCAAGCAGTATTCTACTTTATAATTAAAGAAGCATTACCTAATCTTATTTTAGGGATTACATCCGTTAGTATAAGCTTAATATCATATTCTACTATCATGGGTGTTGTTGCTGGTGGTGGACTCGGTGATATTGCTATTAGATATGGTTTTCAAGAATATAATCGACCACTTTTAATTATTGTTTTAATTATTATGGTTATTCTTGTTCAAATTATCCAATTTACTGGAAATTATATTGCATATCAATTTGATAAAAAAAGATATTAG
- a CDS encoding ATP-binding cassette domain-containing protein translates to MVEFVNVNKAFFDKKIESFSIKNLTFKTDNEVLGIVGKSGSGKSTILQLLTGILNVDSGNIYFNGIDITTLKPNKKLAYLRDIGFIFQKFNLLTNLTVIENITLPLKIIGIKKNERIKRGLELIEYIGLSSLENRYPHQLSGGQLQRVAIARALINNPKILLCDEITSALDQETYYEILSLLLKIKNDLNLSIIFVSHDLNVIKMICDRVLVIENGLLTDTINLPKKSFKSFEFDYKTILESD, encoded by the coding sequence ATGGTAGAATTTGTTAATGTTAATAAGGCTTTTTTTGACAAAAAAATAGAATCTTTTTCAATAAAAAATTTAACTTTTAAGACCGATAATGAAGTACTTGGTATAGTTGGAAAAAGTGGTTCAGGAAAATCAACAATTCTTCAACTTCTAACTGGTATTTTAAATGTTGATTCAGGAAATATCTATTTTAATGGTATAGATATTACAACATTAAAACCGAATAAAAAATTAGCTTATCTTCGTGATATTGGATTTATTTTTCAAAAGTTTAATTTACTTACTAATCTTACTGTTATTGAAAATATTACGCTTCCTTTAAAAATTATTGGTATCAAGAAGAATGAACGAATTAAAAGAGGTTTAGAACTTATTGAATATATCGGACTTTCAAGCCTTGAAAATCGTTATCCTCATCAACTCTCTGGTGGTCAACTACAAAGAGTTGCTATTGCAAGAGCTTTAATTAACAATCCAAAAATTCTTCTTTGTGATGAAATCACTTCAGCACTTGATCAAGAAACTTATTATGAAATTCTTTCTCTATTGTTAAAAATTAAAAATGATTTAAATCTTTCTATTATATTTGTAAGTCATGATTTAAATGTTATAAAAATGATTTGTGATCGTGTACTTGTTATCGAAAATGGTTTATTAACAGATACTATTAACCTCCCCAAAAAGAGTTTTAAATCATTTGAATTTGACTATAAAACAATTTTGGAGAGTGACTAA
- the radC gene encoding RadC family protein: MFLIKEMPFDERPRERLIKKGVSSLSNAELLAILLRSGSRDKSVISLSKDVLYQLNLIQDLKKLTITELMNVKGIKEAKATTIIAAIELGRRLNDVVRSETEDIRSAHDIYYSMIDLKDREQENFYCILLNSKMQIITKELIYIGTVNQISIHPREVFKSAIKNNAVTIILVHNHPSGDPSPSKADIEATKILNKAAEVINIDILDHVIIGNNRFYSFTEQKIFSV, translated from the coding sequence ATGTTTTTAATAAAAGAAATGCCGTTTGATGAAAGACCAAGAGAAAGACTTATAAAAAAAGGGGTAAGTAGTTTATCAAATGCTGAATTATTAGCAATTCTTTTGCGTAGTGGATCTAGAGATAAATCTGTGATAAGTCTATCTAAAGATGTTTTATATCAATTAAATCTAATTCAAGATTTAAAGAAATTAACAATTACAGAACTTATGAATGTAAAAGGAATAAAAGAAGCAAAAGCAACAACAATTATTGCAGCAATTGAACTAGGAAGAAGACTTAACGATGTAGTAAGGAGTGAAACAGAAGATATACGTTCTGCTCATGATATCTATTATTCAATGATTGATTTAAAAGATAGGGAACAGGAAAATTTTTATTGTATTTTACTTAACTCGAAAATGCAAATAATTACTAAAGAACTAATTTATATTGGAACTGTAAATCAAATATCAATCCACCCTAGAGAAGTCTTTAAAAGTGCAATAAAAAATAACGCTGTTACGATTATATTGGTGCATAATCATCCATCTGGAGATCCTAGTCCTTCAAAAGCGGATATCGAAGCAACAAAAATTCTTAACAAAGCAGCAGAAGTTATTAATATTGATATTCTTGATCATGTAATAATAGGCAATAATAGGTTTTATAGTTTTACCGAACAAAAAATCTTTTCAGTATAA
- a CDS encoding YcjF family protein, producing MNKTKSKSRFLWYAIALGVIVLFLLMLLSSVLGVGERLRKINEWVEYGFYVLVVILVYLLILRPVHIILFSPSFSVETTLDKDSRKNRAVYKKVAKRLIEQDILPEELKDDIKNNMKNTKELKEALNKAFNKHVKKEINAVIRKNAKTVMVSTAISQNGRLDLYTVVVVNIKMIRELVEMCGFRPNMKNLSKLTINVFTTALIAEGLENMDLNDLLPNSTMNILGEIPLIKPLISSILQGVSNALLTLRIGIVTRKYLFSDAKEITKEEIRRGALIEAAAMLPGVVGEAIAMFPKKLFGLFKKKPKKETEMGEND from the coding sequence ATGAACAAAACAAAATCAAAATCACGATTTTTATGGTATGCTATTGCCCTTGGTGTAATTGTTTTATTTTTACTAATGTTGTTAAGTAGTGTTCTTGGTGTTGGGGAAAGACTTAGAAAAATTAATGAATGGGTTGAGTATGGTTTTTATGTTTTGGTTGTTATTTTAGTATATTTATTAATTTTAAGACCAGTTCATATCATTTTATTTTCACCAAGTTTTAGTGTTGAAACTACACTTGATAAAGATTCAAGAAAAAATAGAGCAGTTTATAAAAAGGTTGCTAAAAGATTAATTGAGCAAGATATTTTACCTGAAGAATTAAAAGATGATATTAAAAATAATATGAAGAATACAAAAGAATTGAAAGAAGCTTTAAATAAAGCTTTTAACAAACATGTTAAGAAAGAAATAAATGCAGTAATAAGAAAAAATGCTAAGACTGTAATGGTTTCAACAGCAATCTCACAAAATGGAAGATTAGATTTATATACTGTTGTTGTTGTTAATATTAAAATGATTAGAGAATTAGTTGAAATGTGTGGATTTAGACCAAATATGAAGAACCTATCTAAGTTAACTATTAATGTGTTTACAACAGCTTTAATTGCTGAAGGCTTAGAAAATATGGATTTAAATGATTTACTGCCTAATAGTACAATGAATATTTTGGGAGAAATACCATTGATTAAACCTTTAATATCATCAATATTACAAGGTGTTTCAAATGCATTATTGACACTTAGAATTGGAATTGTAACAAGAAAGTATTTATTTAGTGATGCTAAAGAAATTACTAAAGAAGAAATTAGAAGAGGGGCTTTAATTGAGGCTGCAGCGATGCTTCCAGGCGTTGTTGGAGAAGCAATTGCGATGTTTCCTAAAAAACTTTTTGGTTTGTTCAAAAAAAAGCCTAAGAAAGAAACTGAAATGGGAGAAAATGACTAA
- the rplU gene encoding 50S ribosomal protein L21 — protein sequence MYAIIKTGGKQVKVQKGDTIYIEKLDVEAGELYEFTEVLAIGGDKPKVGTPVIKGAKVVGKVEKQGRGKKIIVFKYRPKKNYRKKQGHRQSYTKVLIEDILV from the coding sequence ATGTACGCAATTATTAAAACAGGTGGTAAACAAGTTAAAGTGCAAAAGGGAGATACAATCTATATTGAAAAATTAGATGTAGAAGCTGGAGAATTATACGAGTTTACAGAAGTTCTTGCAATTGGTGGAGATAAACCAAAAGTTGGAACACCAGTAATTAAAGGTGCTAAAGTTGTTGGTAAAGTTGAAAAACAAGGCCGTGGTAAAAAAATCATAGTATTTAAATACCGTCCAAAGAAAAACTACCGCAAGAAACAAGGTCACCGTCAAAGTTATACTAAAGTACTTATTGAAGATATCTTAGTTTAA
- a CDS encoding ribosomal-processing cysteine protease Prp: MIKASYLVENGIIQSIEISGHAEYDHSGKDIVCAAVSTAIIVTANAIELLDLNSNRELWIDEGYFKIEVLNNNEIVNKLLLNLEYTLYDLEKQYPKYIKNQKEG; this comes from the coding sequence ATGATTAAAGCAAGTTATTTAGTAGAAAATGGTATTATCCAATCGATTGAAATTTCTGGTCATGCTGAATATGACCACTCAGGAAAAGATATCGTCTGTGCTGCAGTTTCAACTGCAATCATTGTTACAGCAAATGCCATTGAATTATTAGATCTTAATTCTAATCGAGAATTATGGATCGATGAGGGGTATTTTAAAATTGAAGTTTTAAACAACAATGAAATTGTTAATAAACTTTTATTGAATTTAGAATACACATTATATGATTTAGAAAAACAGTATCCAAAATATATAAAAAATCAAAAGGAGGGATAG
- the rpmA gene encoding 50S ribosomal protein L27: MLKLNIQLFASKKGVGSSRNGRDSHSKRLGQKLSDGQYATAGSIIYRQRGTKIHPGNNVGRGGDDTLFATVSGVVKYERKGRDRTQVSVYEG, from the coding sequence ATGTTAAAACTTAACATTCAGTTATTCGCATCTAAAAAAGGAGTAGGTTCTTCTCGTAACGGACGCGACTCACATTCAAAGAGATTAGGGCAAAAACTTTCTGATGGTCAATACGCAACTGCAGGTTCAATTATTTATCGTCAAAGAGGAACAAAAATTCATCCAGGCAATAATGTTGGCCGTGGTGGTGATGATACATTATTTGCAACAGTTAGTGGTGTTGTTAAATATGAAAGAAAAGGCCGCGATCGTACTCAAGTGTCAGTTTACGAAGGATAA